The nucleotide window aaggcataatcctcgcctgtgaccttaatagaattgaaactttcctttaggATAGCTAGGAAATTTATCAGTATGCAGGACTTATGGCATTATCTTACAAAGGATGAGGACACAAAATGGTGGCATCTATATTTATGTGGGGTGATTGCCTACTGTTGGAGCATGTGATATGAGTTGTTCTGGGGAACATGAGTaatgtagtttttgttttacttcatgtgattggctgctgaaattTTGAAGTAAAGagggagaagcataatccttgcctctgtgtccttaacgcTCGAAAGCTAGAATTATTTGTATCCTCGCATCCCTGTCCTTAACACAACTGAGTCAGCTAGAAAAATTATTCCGTGCTATCTGTGCATATAATAGCTGTCAAAGTGCAGTCCTATTTCTATGCAAATGGTGCGAACCATGGTCGAACAAACAGAAATAAACGTAGGGCTAACTTTCACTATTCGACAGTAAGCATCGTGTTCCCTATTGCTTCCCTTTTGTTCCGCCATTCACAGAGCAACGTTACCACTCTAGTTCTCCACTAAAACTCCGACTTCTTAAATAACACGAAGTCAACGATGTACATGTTCCTATATAAAGAGTTGTGATGGAGTCTTTTTTCAGTATCTATGGCGGCTACCGGTATGACTCGAGTACCAAAAAATAACGTCCGCCCGGCGCATTTCCGGTTGGGGTGAGTTACAGTCGTGCTGGCTGCCTCTTTAAATTCTTAGCATTCGACTCTCCGGGAACCTCTGATCACCAGAGAGCACGTTTCCGACCGGACCTCTGTACAGCGGGAGGGGAATTTGTACTGTTCAGAGAATGGTGTCCGATGTGTAATTTTCTGTGCAGTTAACAGTCGAAGAGGAAAGTTTTGAGAGGAAGGGTGGATAGGATCTTATGTTACACGGTACCTGAGGAGGTGGTAGAGGGCAGGATCCCTGAAAGAGAAGGAACACAGTTTGGTGGTACCACAGTGCCAAAACGTAATCTAATTGGAAATGAATTTGTACCGCCAtgtgtctttgtttccttatttGTCAAAATGGAGGGTGCTTAGAAATAGTGGAGCACCAGAACTGAGCGCCACTCAAAAAACAGAACAGTTGATATTTGCACGTTTTTAGTGCCCTCCGTTTCAGCCTATTCCACGTATCCAGCCCTATGAAATGTCCCCATTTGTTGCGTCTACGCCTTAAAACCCCTTCTAATTCGCTCCCGTTCTGTATACATCATACTCCTATGTAAAACCTTTTTGTGAGCCCTAATTTATACTGTCCCACCTGTTTCGAGTGCCCTATAACGACATCTGTTTCACCACCGAGTGCCGTTTGCTTTGAAGTTTCTTGGTGTGCACCCTCCTATCTCAATTTGAAATGTCCACCCTCTGTGACTCCTCTGCTTCGAGCCTCCTGCAGCAGCCACCGGTCGCGCCGATACATGGCGCAAACACCCTGCTAAGGTATGGTTGGTATCAACTAAACGCTCTCTTTGTAGCTCGCGGCAGTGATATCTAAAGACGATCATTTGGACGTTATTTAACCGTGACACCTGTCAGACAATAGCAGTAAATGAATAAGACGGTTTCTCTTATCGAGAAAGTACTGCCTGTATGCTTGTAGTTGCATCTGTGTAGCTCTTCGAAGCCCTGATATAGGGCATCTGTAGACAGATAACATTCTACTCCAGGGTAATATTGTGTGGAGAAGTGCGCTGTTTTGGTGACTCGGGtttatattgtttcaatgtcttatgtgttttaactattgtgattttatCCCTGCGACTTGGTGTGTACTGAACCGAAAAGGAGTGAGACGTAGGTTGCGTAAGCGTGTGAGAGTCGGGATGAATGGAGATAAGTTCGAGAATGCTATGAGTGGCCTGCGTGGGAAATGTTTTGGCtgctatatatatattaataattcaAATTCTTTATTCGTTAGATAATTCCAGCCATATAACAGATAAATGCATATCATATAACAATCAGAACAGATTAAATTTCACATATTTACAAAGCTTAACATACACCCAAATATCATTTCCCATAAAAAATtcaatagataaaaacctataaatGAGATTAAAAGAGATTTGTGCTATTCCACCAGGTTATAGCTCCCTTTAAAAAGGACCCTACCCCTGGCACATCAACACATCCGAACCCATGCACAGCCAAAAATTGGCTGGGCAGTACTGCACAAAGTGCCTTTGCTTCAACAGGGGGAGTAAAAATTGACGTCTAAATagtgcataaaaatcacaaaacagagtaAAATGAATCTAGACTGTAGGGACATCCCATCCCACGAACATATTTGTATAGAATTTGCGTCAAACTGTCCCAGCGGAAAGCACAGATTGCTTCTGATTACACCTAACGAATATCGAGAGATGAGTGTCCTTTCCCACACGTTCTGTATTGCCAAGCAGTACATCCCTGGACCCGCCAGAGTTTTTAGCATAAGGAAGTCCGTAACTGATTTCTTCCTTAATTCCTCTGCCTCCCTCTTGGCTCCTAAAATGTTGAGGAGATTCTCCTTTGCCCAGCGTTTAACAGAACGTGTTAGACACTCTGGAGCATTAAACATATCTGGGCGACCAAGGAATATTGCAACTTCTCTTATATATGACAACCAGGGAATATCCAACGTGTGATCACATGTCATACAGTCGCAAAGGATTTCTCCATTTAAAGAGGCACACTCATTAGACCAGATGGAAATCCATAACAAAAAGGGAGCAATCTGAATAGCATCCTCTATAAAATCCAATTCTACATATATGCAAAAGGCGGAGATGTTTTGTCCCACACCTAGAAGCCTTCTACAAAAACTATTTTCCTCTGTCATAGGTACCCTGCTAGCTGAGTAGCCCCAGAGTGAAGCCCCATACATTAGAACTGGGAGACATTTACGCCTGTAAACTTCCAGCAGGGGCTTTATCCACTCTTGAGGCAAACTCAAAGGTGGCTGATACAGTGGCATTACAACACACACATTTCCTAGAGAGAGAGGGTTTCCAAGTTCCCTTCTCATCAAAGGTTACCCTTAAATAGGGGAATTTCTGTACATGGCTTATTTGTTGGTGGTCGTTAATCTTCAGTGCACCCACCCTACTCAGCGGTttgccacaaaccataaaatgtgatttactaTTATTAATCTCTAAGTCTAAATCAGACAAAGTTTCCATACACTTTAACCACCTTGTGGAGACCATTCATGGTGTGGTCCATAAGAACCTACAGCCCATttgtgtataaaagaaaaagggtgggggccagaacacacccctgtctaacacccttgctgagtcaaaaatattgagtgcATTCCCACTTCGACCCACACTTCACAGTTGCATTTGTTCCTAAGTGAAGATAGTGGAGCAAATCTACAATCCGGGGCTCAAAACCCATCAGGGTTAGTTTTTCCCATAGCTTACTTCAATTCACTTTGTCGAAAGCGCAGCTGAGATCCTTAAAAGCAAGATACAGGGTTCCCTTCTTTGCCTGTGTATATTTTGCCAATGAGCATGAGCAAATTTAAACCTGGCTCTTGAGTGCCAAGCCCTTCTCTAAAACCATACTGGACCCTACTCAATGTCTCATTTTCACTCATCCAATCCTAAATATGCCTTAACATGATTCACCCCATACTTTTCACTGGGGAATCAAGAAGTGAGATTGGGCTGTAAGATCTTGGGTCACAACGGTTTCTCATTTTATagactgggacaatacatgccgaTTTCCAGGAAGTAGGGATCCCTGCACTAAATGCTGCATTTAAAACATTAAGCAATATAGGTGCCCACAGAGAGGCCTTATGGCTGGCTCTACCCTGCGTAGTCTCCATTAACTCAAGTGTTCAGGTTTGGGAGGTGATCATGTATCTCATCCATTTTCTCCCCTTCTTTGCTCCCCAAAAAGATCCTATGAAAATGTCTCACCCAGACCGCAGGAGCGATATTGAGGCCCAACCCTTCCGACGTTTCTGTCTCAAAGATGCCTCTATTTACAATCTTCCAGAACAGGCCTGGGTCCTTGGTGCGCAATGCACATTCCAAGTCCTCCCAAGCCTGCTCCTTCAGGTGCATTTTCCTTCCCTTCAAAACAGATTTATAATGAGCTTGCGCTCTACTTTCAAGGGCCTTATCTCTCGGCTCCACCTTAAGTGCCATCTTCAAGGGTTTTCCTCACCTCATAGCAGGGTTTACTAAACCACCCCCCCGATGCTTAGCAATGGGCTTTACAACGGCAGTCATACAATCTTTGATGGCTCCATTTACACTGAGCATGGCATCCATAACATTCTCTGGTGGGGGGATTTGGCCAAGAGAGTCCCTATTATCAACTTTACATTTTGGCCCACAACCCCCTCTACTATTTGCAGGTTGTCTGCCTGTCTCCACCCAACTCTTCTTCTCTGATCTTTTATTCTCAAAGAAACCGACCCTCCAGCCACTGGATTATATATATCAAGTGGGAAATTAAAAAGGATCGTaagagggttatggtcactaagtTGCTGCTCTGCCATCTCACCATACAGGACCAGATTTTTCAAGGCTGgggatacaaaaataaataatccaTTATTGACCCAGCCCCTCTTCCAACAAAAGTTGGGATCCAAAAGTCACTGACCCCTTCCAGATCGCATATATTCAACAGACCCGAGCTCTGTAATCCCTTAATAAGGGACTTTCCCTTTGCATCCTGTGTTCCCTCGGATAGATATTCTCTATGGTCCTGCTCAAACGGGTTCACCACAGTACAGTACCTCCTATCTTTGCGTTGAAGTCCCTTGATACAACAGCACAGAATTCCATTTCACATACCTACAATCTACACATCAAAGTCTGTAACACTGAAaagagggccccaatttggcatccaGAATCCCATACAGTGTTGTAAAAATTTACCAGAAGGACATTATACTTATTTGGGAAGACTACCCATATAATAAAGAGACCCCGGTGATTGCAGTTTATTTGGAATGCTCTAGCTATCTTAGAAGACCGGATCAAAGTAACTAAATCCCCTTTTGGGCGGCCACCTATTAGTCGCTTAGCCGGAACTGCAAACCTTTGGTAGCCATCCCACACTGCAAGCCTCTCGGAACAATTTTCTTGAAGCAAAATGAAATCAAAATCTACCATATACTTCACTCGTTGCCTATCTTGAAGCTTGGTATCATACCCTACCACATTCCAGGAAATTAAATGAGACTTAGAAGTCTTCCCGACCTGACCTCCCAAGCCCATACACACATTAGAGGACCGCAATCGAGCCGTAAATCCCGTCTTCCAACCTCACCGGAAGCCCACATACGCGGCGTCAATCGATCTCCTCCAGATCAGAATGTGTAATAAGTCTATTTTCTAAACTAGTTTGCTGCGGTTCCACCTGTACATAGTCTGAATTCCTGGCTTGAAACCCACCCATATCCTTAAAATCTTCACACATAAAATCACAATTCTTGCCCAACCAGTGGCATGTCTTGTTTGTCAATTGATCTGTGGATTTGCTTGTTCCCGGCATTAAAAGTAAGACATTTGTGAGCACCACGTAGGGTGCACAGAACGGAGGGAGTTCCATGCGGACGAGTGGAAGCCATTATCCAAAAGCAGGTTTTGTTCCCACCTCTGTTCTTGAGAAATCACTGCCCTTTCCTTGGACCCGCTTCTAAGTTTTTCTTCAAATCCAGACCTGCCAGTATCCCTTACAACTACAGGTGGATTTGCAAGGGCTAACTCTATGCATCTGTCCTGAATCCCTGAGTTTGAGCGTTATAGGGGTTGCTGTGCAGCTCTTTCCAGGACTGTGGGATTTTTCTCGAGTAGGGACCCCACCCCATCCATTGGGCTTTGGCACACTGGATCAGGAGTTCCATAATTAGGAGCTGTAAtggacccccccaaccaccaccactcaACAGGGAAACTACCACTTCCAGGGCCTGCAATTTTTTCCATTACTGGGGCCAGACTTGCCTCAATCATCTCCTTTAATTTTTCCAAGAGATAATCAGCACTGGGTGCTAGAGACTATCTGGCATCAGTGCCTTCCCAAGTACCAGGGCAATTCAGATTTCCAGACAAGATCAGTTTGGATCTTTTCCCTGGCTTCTTCAGAGGTATTTTTTGTTTAACGGCTTGGCTAATATGGCTGGGTGGGGAAATCGACAGGGCCCTCTAGCTCGTTCTTGATAGATCCTCTAATCCCTTTGCCCCCACCACCTGTAGGGGGGATTTGGACAGATCCCCCTGCTCTGCCAGTAGCTGTCCATCTTCATTACAAAATGGCTCCAGGGCCTCAACATTTGGTGGTGCTTGCTGCCAGTCGGTCAATTCCATCGACAGGCGTCTCTCTACCAAGTCTTTTTCCTTTGCAACTACCTCAACCGCTTGGGCAAGAAAGGAGTTAAGTGTTGTTCGTTGGCCCCTTCCCCCCTACAGATTGGTCCCCATTCTGCCAGACCCTCCTACTGCCAATACTATTGGAAGTCCAAACGGCTTCTCAGATGTATCTCGGATATGTTTTGTCCACTGATTTATTTTAGGAAGGAACGACCACCACCTCAGCTTTCAATTAAAGTGGATATAATAACTTTAACTATCATCCTACTATACCAAgcttcagaggggtggcccagcctcttccggccacTGATGGGCAAGGATGGTCCTTCCCTTGGCCCGGGCGGGTCCCGCGCTGCAGGCCTCGCACCATGCTTTTAAAGTGCTCACCAGTCTCCTCCAGTGGCACAGATGCTCCGCCCCTGCCCTGGGGCCTGCTGGTACCTCGAGTCCCCGGTTCACCAAAGTTTCTGCTGCTAAGCACATACCTGCACATAAGCTCGGAGCTGAAATGTGAAGTTGGCTGTAAAAGGGGTAGTGCTTCCAGCATTATGGTACATTGTGCCAGTATTTCTTGGGCACGATCCAGAGTCTTGTAACCCTCGGCCAACGCTTTCAGTAACGGCAAGTAGTTCTGTCTTTGGGAAGAACCAAATCATCCTATCTTCTTTCGATTGTTCTACCCGTTCTTCACGGGTGTAAATTGCCATGTTGTGTTTAAACAGGACATTCATCTTCCAGCATCAATTCTCTGCTTGCAGTTAATACAGCCCTATACCGCTGTCGCAGGTAGCCCATAAGCTATAACTCACATGACAGTTCCATGCGGTCACAGTGCCTGGGAGTCTGGCCCGAGTCCACCCGAGCCTGCTTTGAAATAGTTGCAGAGTGCTATTAAAAGGCTGACATCCGGTTCCTTTTCCTTGCCtttttggtatttatttatttatatatatatacgctCTATTGGGCTTTTCGTTGATGTAAACCGCTTacgctgttaaaaaaaatatatatatattagagagaGACAAAATGTACGTGCTCGTTTATTTGTGCAAGTGCTGTTTAGCAGGATGCAGGCTATGAGAACTCTTTTCCTGGAAAGTCACGAAATATTTAACATGACCTTTTACTCTTCTGTTTTTCATTCATtgcatttctcttttctttctgcaGTCCTCAAGAGCTTGGCCAAGAGATTAAGGCTTTCCTCAGCGGCGTGGACCCAGTTCTTGGGACTAAACTCACCATCAAGGAGCGTGCCCGAAGCGCCATTGTGCTGCTGCGCAACCTGCCGCCGGCCCGAAGTGCTGTATTGGAGCATCTGTGTACTGTCTTCGACGAATATGTGGGCAACTACCTGGTGGAGCTGGAGAGTGACCTGGGCCACCGTCACACAATGCCGAACCTCGACGACGTGGTCCAAGAGGTGCAGAACGTGCTGTCAGACTTTGTGCGCATGAACCCAAAAGCGTGGGCACCCGTGGTGTCGGCCTGGTCTATTGACCTGATGGGAAAGCTGAGCAGCTCCTATGCTGGCCGGCATGGCGTCCCTCATGCCAGTAGTCTGAATGAGCTGCTACAGTTGTGGATGTCTTGCAAGGCCACACGCACTCTCATGGACATCTACACGCAGTGCCTGTCCTCCATGATCAGCAGCTGCCCTGACGCCTGTGTGGATGCCCTGCTCGACACCTCCGTCCAACATTCGCCGCATTTTGACTGGGTAGTCGCCCACATAGGTTCGTCGTTCCCCAACACCATTATCAGTCGTGTCCTGTCCTGTGGCCTAAAGGACTTCTGCGCACATGGCGCTACCACGGTGGACATGCTTTTCCCATCCGCTGCAGACCGGCGTATCCCCAAGATTGCATCTGTAGTTGGGATCCTGGGCCACTTGGCGCCCCGACACTCGGACAGCATCAAGCAGGAGCTGCTGAAGATGTTCCACAACAGCTTGGGCCCGGGGAGGGATCAGTTGCAGAAGGCCACCGTACCCTTCCTGCTGCAGCTTGCAGTAATGTCCCCCATGCTGCTTAGCACTATCTCGGCCGAACTGGTGGACTCTCTGAAACCCGCAGTCCTCAACCAGCTGCACCAGCACTTCACCTCTCTGCCCCGGGAGGATGTGGAGAACATGGTAAGCCTCATCGTCCATCTCATCTGCCAGATGGCTAGCGGGGCCTACCGCATCCTGCAGTTCCTGGTTAACACGGCCATGCCGGCCTCTGTCATCACCCCTCCAGGCCTTGCAGTGAACGACGCGGTGCGGGAGGCCTGCGACCGCATCATCCAACTGCTGCTTCTCAATCTGCAGAAGTTAGTTTACAACCGCAGCCAGCCCAATCTGTCCGACCCAGCTCCTCGACCTGTGCCATTTCTAGACGAGCTGAAGGGCCACATCCGGGACCTGTGTGTGGAGACCCTGAGACTGGAGCGCAAGCGCTTCCTTTGGCAGCACCAGCTTCTGGGGTTGCTGTCTGTCTACTGGAGCCCCAGTTGTGCCACCGATGCTCTCTTTTACATGTTGACATTAGCCAAAAGTCAAGAGGAACTGAGTCTGGCTGCTCAGCTTTATGCAGTGTTGATGTCCTCCATGATTGACCTCCTGCCCGCCACCATCAAGATGTGTGTCTGCCAGATACATGCTGGCACCATCTCTGAGCAGCACATGGTGCAGCTCTTCAGCAACCTGGCACTTATCATGCAGTCGGAGCGGCAGGAGCACGAAGGTGCTGCCGCCATGAGCAGCCAGGTGGCCACTGTTGTCTCCTCCTATTTGTACGACTTTGGGCAGCTCCTTCTCCACAGCAACACGGAGGTTTCAGAAGCAGCCGCTCTACTGCTATCTGTCTGCCCGATGCCCAAAGCTATCCTGCCCGCGCACCTGATAGTCATCGTGCGGGCCGCTGTCCACCTGTTCTTCTCTGCGCTACACAGGAAGTGCGAGACCGCAACAGGCCACACAAGTAAACTGCTCCTGCGGCTGTGCGGAATCTCATCTGCTAGCATGAAAGCCATCCTGCAGCAACTGGTGGAGGGGGCCCTTCACAGGGGCAACAACGGGCTCTTCGGTGGCAGCACGGAGCTCGGGGCAGGCGAGGAGGCCTCCCTGGAGGACAGCAACAAAACGTCACTTCTGGATATAAACCAAAGGTTTGGCACAGCAGTTAActtctctgggagcatctgggcaGTCTTCCACGCAGGAATCATTGGGCGAGGCCTGAAGCCACCACATGTTGATAATGCCCTGTCTTCCGAGGAAGTCGTCCAGAACGTGCAGCACTTCATGAGCCTTCTCATGCGCTGCTGCAGCGGCAGCAAGTGCCAGGCTGACACGAGCCAGCCACAGCAGCATATGGTGGTGGTGAACCCAGAAGCTGCCAAGACTGTTGCAGTGGTGCTGGTCGAGAACGTATGCCCCGATGTGACGAACAGCGAGCTGGCCTGGCCCCCAGAGGAGCACACACGCAACACAGTGGAGCGTGACATCCATATTTTCAAACGGTTCCGGGAAAGTCCACTTCTCTTCGAGCTCATGCACTTTGTCGCTCTTGGCCGGCCAGCCTTGTGTTATTGCTCCGTGCTACTGCGAGGGTTGCTGGCCACGctgatggggcactgggaggggtcCCGGCACAATGACACCACAAGCTCTCCATGGCACTTGCAGGCCTCCTGTGCCCTCGTGGCCTGCATGGGGGAAGGCTACCTGTTGCCTCCGGTGCTTAGCAACATGCACGAGATCTTCGACCGCCTCACTCCCTTCGAGGTGCACCTCCTGCTGCTCAGCGTCTGGGAGTACATGAAGGACAACAGCCCCCTACCTCAGAAGTTCACTTTCCACGCGGAGAAGAGCCTCTTCTTTCGAGACTTTGCCAGGGATGGAGAGATAGGGAAGTACGTGTGTGTCCTGCACAGTGTTCTCCACAAGAACATTGACAATCTGGGGCTGCTATCTGGCCGGTTTCAGACATAAACTTTGTGTAGGCCTGAGAGGAACTTTAAATATCTGAACCGGTGTTTAATATCAAGAATCGTTGACGCACAAATCCTTCCTCTAAGAAACTCTGGTTTGCCCCATGTGTATATTCGCTTTTGGTGACTACACAGACCTGTGGAGAGTGTGACTGTGGTAGAACATAAAAGATCTGAAAAAATTAGTGTTGTTGGGAGGGGCCGAGGCATATGAGTTGTGAGAAAGTACTGCCAGGCATAGGGAGGGCCCTCCAGGGTGTCTGCCAACCTGCTTCCGTGGAAGAATCAGTATTTTACGCTTTAACGTTCTACTGTAATCTGCAGGGTAACTGCCCCATAACCCCGCATCCCCAAACTCCCCAATTACCTTAGTTTTAGACTGCAGGGTGCATCATGGGTAATGCTGAAGTGCTAATGGTGTCTCATCTGATTAGGCCTTGCCCTGCATAGATGTTTTGGATTGAAAGCGCAGGACTCTTAAGTTTATTTATTCCATTTATGAGTAGCTCATATTTGTatttgcattctggggcttgtgAGCCCATTATacacgtgtgtatgtatgtgtgtgtgtgtatatatatatatatatatagttttgggGGGTTCAACCTGACAACAAACCTCAGAATGCTCAGAGGAGCCATTCAAGCACAGAACTTGGAAACTTAGGAGCTGTGAAGGAGGTAAAATCTCACATCCTCAGGTATTTTAAATTGTGAAGACCTACAGCTCCATACTTCACGCCCTTCGCCTCCCAACCTTTTAGGAAAGAAGCTGTGTTTGATGACATGTTGTTCATTGCTTGAACTAACTTCGGGTACTTTACaggcactgttaaaaaaaaaatggatctcTGTTTTGCAGGCTATTGATCCAAACTTTGTGCTCTTACTGAGACACGTGCAAGTTATTCAGACCTAAGTGAGGCCACTTGAAGTACCTCCACCACACTTTATAGGAGCCCTAGCCTAAAATCTTCTTGTTTACTGATGTCGCCTTTGACAGTGGAGACCAGGCTGTGATGTTTTTTGGAGGTGGGAGCATGTGCCTTTATTTTTGAAGACCATCTGCGATGGCACGTGTGCCTAGTGAGTGAGTTAGGACtttctcaagtgcagtaaaccaggGTCAAGGATTCATGTTACAGTcgtgttttatatatttttagtaCTTTCTCAAATCCTTTGAACGAAAAAGAAACTTCTGTGCCTGGGAACGTTGAGGGTAGGAGCCAGAGGGGAATCCTACCTGCGAGCTTGATTTACCCTGTTTATTACTGAATAAAGGTTGTTTATGTCTATCATCTTAGTAATTCCTAAAATGATATTGAATTTCGAGACACGTATGGTCGTATGATCTTTCTGTCCATCGTGTGTAATTATAACTGCCTATAATATTAACCTTCAAATTACGTTATATACGAAGAAACAAATAGCTGGTCATCTTCTGTACAGAAGCTTACTCTGCAGTCACAAGTGGCTCGAGACAGCGTCATGATTAGTTTTTCACTGTGCCTTTATGTACTGGAACAGGTAGAACTGGAATTTGCATGTTCTCTTTTTTGTGGGGAGGGGCAGTGCTGTATTTGCACCCATGATTTAGGTTGTGGATAATTTACAGACACTGAGGTGATTAAGGCATTTTTGAAAGTAGTGAGATTTTTGTCGTGGATATTTGCAGACAGGGAGATGGTAGAATATGGGTTTTGCAGACTTAGAAGTGCTTGGATATTATTTTCATGCAATGAGGTACTGGGGGTGGTGTACACACAGTGTTGTGCTTGCGGCAATTGACAgtaatgtgactgtgtgtgtgtgtgaaagcacTCGAGTTGCTTGAGAAGTGTGTTAAAACGAGTGTGGTGTTACATTATTTGTAGAGTTCAGCAAGTGTTTGTATGTCAGAACTATGCAGGCATTTACCACGCCTGTCTTAACGCGGTCCAGAGGCATAACGAAACTTAAAGGTCCCccttgcaaagtacctgtaggtgtTCCTCTGGACCCTGTCAGGAGCCTGCCTCCAGTGTACTGCGCTGAGGGCGCCCCCCTGGAgctcaacacccacccaccccttcaccACAGGGGCTATGGGGGCGTCTGTTACGCCTCTGCGAAtgcgtctttacaacgcattcctttaccacgcaagtcgtTACAACGACTTGCCTGAGGGAAaatgctggactttggaatagtataatttactattccaactccagtctgggaAGCgttgggaaagcgctggacttaaagtccaacaagGCTTTCTTTAAGGCAAGTCATTGTAACGACGTGCGTGGTTCGGACCACGTTGTTAAGGCACATCGTGGTTCCAGCctcgttgtaaaggctgtttccctccGTGTTTGGCCGGGGTAGCCTTTGTTGGTCTATTAGAACTCACAAGCCATCGAGGGTGACTTTTCCTGTGCTGAGTACTGCTCTGTGCCCATGGATCGCCTCCTCTTGTCAAGCATGCACTCCTGTTGGTCTCTTACATTGACTGCAAAGGATGCACTGGATAACTTTGTCACCATGAGCCCCACCTAGTATTATATGTATAGGGCGTCAGTTTTAGTTTATAGTGTAAAGCGTTTGAGCAATACTCTTTAACAGCTTATTACATAACCATTTaataacaaatgtaaaaatatttattcACCATATGTCGACATACCCAGCCTCGTACTAAAACATGCTTCAAATGAAGACTAAGTATTCGCTGTCAAAAAAGAGGGACCCGCGAGGCACTCTGTATCTCTGCATTTCAGAGCACACATTTATTTCCTCCTTTGCATGTTTAACACTGTATTTGAATTTAGATATTTCACTTTAACATACTCCTCTAATTGACGTTCTCAAATCAAGTATTAACAACTTACTTCACTTTCTCGCCAAAGCATTTACCTAGTCAGCATTTCAAGTCTTAATTGCCCCAGCTAGTTTGCGTCTTCTTCAGTTCGAGGTGATTTAAGCCAAAACCTCATGAATGTTTTTTGTTCTCTGCAGAAGAGTGAAGTATGGATCCATTATGCTCCTCCTGACTAGTATTCAGCTTGGCTAAGGTTTAGCAACTGTATAGTTAATAGAAAGATTTATGTATTTCTTTTACAAATTGTCACCGTTCACTTTATTGCCTGGAATATCACATTTAATTTCTCACATACAAGCCTATGGGTTCCCAGAGGCAAACGTCTGTTGCGCACTGCCAACCAGCCTTTCACCCAGGGCGCTGTTAAAAAGTAATGTCACGCTTTTATGTTTTCAAGCAGTTATGTGAACCATGTTCCAACTATTAAAGATCCAGCTGTAAATACAGTGCGGGGGATAAGAATTAGAGTTCCACAAAAAGAAAATGTCTAAACCATTCCCCTCAAATCCCTTATATTTTGTACATGGGTCCCCTTGACTGCAGCACAGTGTTAATAATCATATTTTGCCACACAGTCCTCAACTGATGGTT belongs to Pleurodeles waltl isolate 20211129_DDA chromosome 9, aPleWal1.hap1.20221129, whole genome shotgun sequence and includes:
- the INTS5 gene encoding integrator complex subunit 5 isoform X2, producing MAATGMTRVPKNNVRPAHFRLGPQELGQEIKAFLSGVDPVLGTKLTIKERARSAIVLLRNLPPARSAVLEHLCTVFDEYVGNYLVELESDLGHRHTMPNLDDVVQEVQNVLSDFVRMNPKAWAPVVSAWSIDLMGKLSSSYAGRHGVPHASSLNELLQLWMSCKATRTLMDIYTQCLSSMISSCPDACVDALLDTSVQHSPHFDWVVAHIGSSFPNTIISRVLSCGLKDFCAHGATTVDMLFPSAADRRIPKIASVVGILGHLAPRHSDSIKQELLKMFHNSLGPGRDQLQKATVPFLLQLAVMSPMLLSTISAELVDSLKPAVLNQLHQHFTSLPREDVENMVSLIVHLICQMASGAYRILQFLVNTAMPASVITPPGLAVNDAVREACDRIIQLLLLNLQKLVYNRSQPNLSDPAPRPVPFLDELKGHIRDLCVETLRLERKRFLWQHQLLGLLSVYWSPSCATDALFYMLTLAKSQEELSLAAQLYAVLMSSMIDLLPATIKMCVCQIHAGTISEQHMVQLFSNLALIMQSERQEHEGAAAMSSQVATVVSSYLYDFGQLLLHSNTEVSEAAALLLSVCPMPKAILPAHLIVIVRAAVHLFFSALHRKCETATGHTSKLLLRLCGISSASMKAILQQLVEGALHRGNNGLFGGSTELGAGEEASLEDSNKTSLLDINQRFGTAVNFSGSIWAVFHAGIIGRGLKPPHVDNALSSEEVVQNVQHFMSLLMRCCSGSKCQADTSQPQQHMVVVNPEAAKTVAVVLVENVCPDVTNSELAWPPEEHTRNTVERDIHIFKRFRESPLLFELMHFVALGRPALCYCSVLLRGLLATLMGHWEGSRHNDTTSSPWHLQASCALVACMGEGYLLPPVLSNMHEIFDRLTPFEVHLLLLSVWEYMKDNSPLPQKFTFHAEKSLFFRDFARDGEIGKYVCVLHSVLHKNIDNLGLLSGRFQT
- the INTS5 gene encoding integrator complex subunit 5 isoform X1, with protein sequence MSTLCDSSASSLLQQPPVAPIHGANTLLSPQELGQEIKAFLSGVDPVLGTKLTIKERARSAIVLLRNLPPARSAVLEHLCTVFDEYVGNYLVELESDLGHRHTMPNLDDVVQEVQNVLSDFVRMNPKAWAPVVSAWSIDLMGKLSSSYAGRHGVPHASSLNELLQLWMSCKATRTLMDIYTQCLSSMISSCPDACVDALLDTSVQHSPHFDWVVAHIGSSFPNTIISRVLSCGLKDFCAHGATTVDMLFPSAADRRIPKIASVVGILGHLAPRHSDSIKQELLKMFHNSLGPGRDQLQKATVPFLLQLAVMSPMLLSTISAELVDSLKPAVLNQLHQHFTSLPREDVENMVSLIVHLICQMASGAYRILQFLVNTAMPASVITPPGLAVNDAVREACDRIIQLLLLNLQKLVYNRSQPNLSDPAPRPVPFLDELKGHIRDLCVETLRLERKRFLWQHQLLGLLSVYWSPSCATDALFYMLTLAKSQEELSLAAQLYAVLMSSMIDLLPATIKMCVCQIHAGTISEQHMVQLFSNLALIMQSERQEHEGAAAMSSQVATVVSSYLYDFGQLLLHSNTEVSEAAALLLSVCPMPKAILPAHLIVIVRAAVHLFFSALHRKCETATGHTSKLLLRLCGISSASMKAILQQLVEGALHRGNNGLFGGSTELGAGEEASLEDSNKTSLLDINQRFGTAVNFSGSIWAVFHAGIIGRGLKPPHVDNALSSEEVVQNVQHFMSLLMRCCSGSKCQADTSQPQQHMVVVNPEAAKTVAVVLVENVCPDVTNSELAWPPEEHTRNTVERDIHIFKRFRESPLLFELMHFVALGRPALCYCSVLLRGLLATLMGHWEGSRHNDTTSSPWHLQASCALVACMGEGYLLPPVLSNMHEIFDRLTPFEVHLLLLSVWEYMKDNSPLPQKFTFHAEKSLFFRDFARDGEIGKYVCVLHSVLHKNIDNLGLLSGRFQT